One part of the Bdellovibrio sp. KM01 genome encodes these proteins:
- a CDS encoding DUF2817 domain-containing protein → MMKPLRYLIVSMICSLAGVSAAHAEFANLDQTCVNDLKKFPGAWDDKLLQQACAKVTMDPQCVSVEGRPIYHYDKTASDTGAKRILVISLIHGDETHAGTVGRYWMERLESIAPRNTWRVVPVLNPDGVKYKTRTNANKIDVNRNFPTKDWDAGAIASWKKTTSENPRRFPGKEGGSEPETKCALHHIDDFKPDFIVSVHTPLKVLDFDGPKFSPPPKFDYLPWRSLGNYPGSLGRYMWMERSTPVLTMELKENLPPNLAPFDQLQDIIGTLVKLDAARKAANTSSATNSSKYLPLAFEVGK, encoded by the coding sequence ATGATGAAGCCACTTCGTTACCTAATAGTAAGCATGATTTGTTCACTCGCAGGGGTATCCGCAGCGCATGCGGAGTTTGCAAACCTTGATCAGACCTGCGTGAACGATCTTAAAAAATTCCCAGGCGCGTGGGATGACAAACTTTTGCAACAAGCTTGTGCTAAAGTGACAATGGATCCGCAATGCGTGAGCGTTGAGGGTCGTCCTATTTATCACTATGACAAAACAGCTAGTGATACTGGTGCGAAACGTATCTTGGTGATCAGTCTGATTCATGGTGATGAAACACATGCGGGAACAGTGGGCCGTTATTGGATGGAACGTTTGGAAAGTATCGCTCCAAGAAATACGTGGCGAGTTGTTCCGGTTCTAAATCCTGACGGTGTGAAATACAAAACTCGCACAAACGCGAACAAGATCGACGTGAATCGCAACTTCCCAACAAAAGATTGGGATGCGGGCGCGATTGCTTCCTGGAAGAAAACAACAAGTGAAAATCCTCGTCGCTTCCCAGGTAAAGAAGGTGGCAGCGAGCCGGAAACGAAATGTGCCCTTCACCATATTGATGATTTCAAACCTGATTTCATCGTGTCCGTGCACACTCCGCTAAAAGTTTTGGATTTCGATGGTCCGAAATTTTCTCCACCGCCAAAGTTTGATTACTTGCCGTGGAGAAGTTTAGGAAACTATCCGGGCAGTCTTGGTCGCTACATGTGGATGGAAAGAAGCACTCCGGTATTAACGATGGAGCTGAAAGAAAACCTTCCACCGAACCTGGCGCCGTTTGATCAGTTGCAAGACATCATCGGAACACTGGTGAAGTTGGATGCGGCAAGAAAAGCAGCGAATACTTCATCAGCGACGAATTCAAGTAAGTATCTGCCACTCGCTTTTGAAGTTGGAAAATAA
- the lexA gene encoding transcriptional repressor LexA yields MTKKLPLPSLTPKEKSVLEYIEAHILSSGISPSYQEIKDHFGLASFNSVQNYLKQLTTKGYITNPVNQKRAIQVLHSASAVQDHLQAKVSTTTGSHRTKLLQARDEILSLPLLGKVAAGQPIENFKHDEFVDVPPSMVRNPSKSFALKVQGDSMIDDGIFDEDIILVQEQKSAGNGDIVVATVDNEATVKRIYLRPRPDSGNSDKQVELRPSNSTMKSMWFTPDQVEIRGIVVGLIRKF; encoded by the coding sequence ATGACAAAGAAATTGCCCCTCCCATCACTGACACCTAAAGAAAAATCCGTCCTCGAGTATATCGAGGCGCACATCTTAAGTTCAGGTATTTCTCCGTCATATCAAGAAATTAAGGATCACTTCGGTCTAGCATCGTTCAATTCGGTTCAGAATTATCTGAAGCAATTGACGACGAAGGGTTACATCACAAACCCAGTTAACCAGAAGCGAGCCATCCAAGTGCTTCATTCAGCATCAGCTGTTCAGGATCACTTGCAAGCAAAAGTCTCGACGACGACGGGATCTCATCGCACTAAGCTCCTCCAGGCTCGTGACGAGATCCTGTCCCTTCCCTTACTTGGGAAAGTGGCTGCGGGACAACCTATTGAAAATTTCAAACATGATGAATTCGTAGATGTTCCACCCTCCATGGTTCGCAATCCTTCAAAGTCATTTGCTTTGAAAGTGCAAGGTGATTCCATGATTGATGACGGCATCTTTGATGAAGACATCATTCTTGTTCAGGAACAAAAGTCTGCGGGCAATGGTGACATCGTGGTTGCAACTGTCGACAATGAAGCAACGGTGAAACGTATTTACCTACGCCCTCGCCCTGACAGTGGCAACTCAGATAAACAAGTTGAGCTGCGTCCGTCCAATTCCACAATGAAATCTATGTGGTTCACACCAGATCAAGTTGAGATTCGCGGAATCGTTGTCGGATTGATTCGCAAATTCTAA
- a CDS encoding putative glycoside hydrolase, with product MFIKSILGMLLAANIAGAATSKVDDSDKGWTWYRIGAYADDDAYKLIAHGTHNRNGYSQYTFNGTGVAVYGWQGPNGGQLEFIVDGVSRKTVSVASSVERYNFKMFEIANLSKGNHTLRIVSKNTRWVMIDYLLIEDGVTTTPAPTPSPTVSPSPSPTVTPTPTVNPSPTATPQDPTRYTDDRELVVRTIANFSKADDVVKFLDMAKRNNFNIVSVSIKQDEDENVPSGTVFYPSKIAPVAAVYKNFDVIGTIITEAAKRGIRVKAWIPQFHDQVAARKNADWAMKALVNGKIVPFQGSNPDSPEYFVNPINPEVQDYEISIIKEFLSMYKVDSVAIDWLRFDNWNMDMSDKTRSDFQAIYGYDPATINFAQSSTKRTQWNEFRMQKVADYAGRVKAAVKSVQNVPLGSYTLPPEFIECAQSAKRLAQHLDFFSPMAYYDDWGYQLNWVYDSVIADLVSEVGITKKIIPAYNYYWSISEFQQIYKTLNTRYPQIRGGSFFKYGKWTESDMTTADQGSKK from the coding sequence ATGTTTATAAAATCCATTCTTGGAATGTTGCTCGCTGCAAATATTGCTGGCGCAGCGACTTCCAAAGTAGATGATTCTGACAAGGGGTGGACCTGGTATCGTATCGGTGCATACGCGGACGATGATGCTTATAAGTTGATTGCCCACGGCACTCACAACCGCAACGGTTACAGCCAATACACATTTAATGGCACAGGAGTCGCTGTTTATGGGTGGCAAGGTCCTAACGGTGGACAGCTTGAGTTCATAGTCGACGGCGTATCACGCAAAACAGTCAGCGTCGCCAGTTCTGTTGAACGCTATAACTTTAAAATGTTTGAAATCGCAAACCTCAGCAAAGGCAACCACACTCTTAGAATTGTTTCAAAGAATACGAGATGGGTGATGATCGACTATCTATTGATTGAAGATGGCGTCACGACGACACCAGCTCCAACACCGTCACCTACCGTTTCTCCGTCTCCCTCACCAACTGTGACGCCGACACCAACGGTAAACCCTTCACCAACCGCAACGCCACAGGATCCAACTCGTTACACCGATGATCGCGAATTAGTTGTGCGCACGATTGCAAACTTCTCTAAAGCAGATGACGTCGTGAAATTCCTGGATATGGCAAAACGAAACAACTTCAATATCGTCTCCGTTTCCATCAAACAGGACGAAGATGAAAATGTTCCTTCAGGAACTGTTTTCTATCCAAGTAAAATTGCGCCAGTCGCAGCAGTTTACAAAAACTTTGATGTGATCGGCACGATAATCACGGAAGCCGCGAAACGCGGTATTCGTGTCAAAGCCTGGATCCCGCAATTCCACGATCAGGTGGCGGCTCGTAAGAACGCTGACTGGGCGATGAAAGCTTTGGTGAACGGCAAGATCGTTCCATTCCAGGGAAGCAATCCTGACAGCCCGGAATATTTCGTAAATCCCATCAATCCGGAAGTTCAGGATTACGAAATCTCTATCATCAAAGAATTCCTATCCATGTACAAAGTGGATTCCGTAGCCATCGACTGGTTGCGCTTTGATAACTGGAATATGGACATGAGTGATAAAACGCGCAGTGATTTCCAAGCGATCTATGGATATGATCCAGCGACTATCAACTTTGCGCAAAGCTCAACAAAACGAACTCAGTGGAATGAATTCCGCATGCAAAAAGTAGCGGACTACGCTGGCCGAGTAAAAGCCGCAGTAAAATCAGTACAAAACGTCCCACTAGGCTCTTACACTCTGCCACCAGAATTCATAGAATGTGCCCAAAGCGCAAAACGCTTAGCACAGCACTTAGATTTCTTCAGTCCAATGGCGTACTACGACGACTGGGGCTATCAACTAAACTGGGTCTATGACAGCGTAATCGCCGATCTAGTATCGGAAGTAGGTATCACTAAAAAAATCATCCCGGCCTACAACTACTACTGGTCAATAAGCGAGTTCCAGCAAATCTATAAAACGCTAAACACACGCTACCCACAGATCCGAGGAGGCTCCTTCTTCAAATACGGAAAATGGACCGAATCCGACATGACCACAGCCGACCAAGGCAGCAAAAAATAA
- a CDS encoding TraR/DksA family transcriptional regulator, with the protein MAISEKLVGECRQRLLQSKQDILNRVKEARLNLDQNEEKGGDEGDQTVRVLAEQEFLSMHERLRSQLMEIESALARIENGSFGFCEETEEEIEPERLRAIPWTRLSIEGAEIRESVNKRYARG; encoded by the coding sequence ATGGCTATCTCTGAAAAGTTGGTCGGCGAATGCAGACAAAGACTTTTGCAATCGAAGCAAGATATCCTCAATAGAGTGAAGGAAGCACGATTGAATTTGGACCAGAACGAGGAAAAGGGCGGCGACGAAGGCGACCAAACGGTTCGCGTACTTGCTGAACAGGAATTCCTAAGCATGCACGAAAGACTTCGTTCGCAGCTTATGGAAATCGAATCGGCTCTGGCACGTATCGAAAACGGTTCTTTCGGTTTCTGCGAAGAAACTGAAGAGGAAATTGAGCCAGAACGTCTGCGCGCAATTCCTTGGACTCGTCTAAGCATCGAAGGTGCTGAGATTCGCGAGTCAGTGAACAAACGCTACGCTCGCGGCTAA
- a CDS encoding TetR/AcrR family transcriptional regulator, translated as MKTKERILLTSIDLFNRSGVVAVTTNHIAKAMDISPGNLYFHYDNKEEILVELFKRMAKETYDVWRPRRVKKVSPQEFINDNFDLYWRYRFFHREMYALRRKDVELAKMWRTHIQKMMKLMVILYRQWVREGKMVKIDDVHEMQYVAESLLAMSTTFLQFFESAERQPGRRTIERGKRHVTRLLAPYTAGDTKDEFEKILKS; from the coding sequence ATGAAGACTAAAGAACGCATCCTTCTCACATCCATCGATCTCTTTAATCGCAGTGGCGTTGTTGCTGTCACCACGAATCACATCGCAAAAGCGATGGATATCAGCCCTGGCAACCTCTATTTCCACTATGACAACAAAGAAGAAATCCTGGTGGAACTGTTCAAGCGCATGGCTAAGGAAACATACGATGTATGGCGTCCTCGTCGCGTAAAAAAAGTCTCTCCACAAGAATTCATCAACGACAACTTCGATCTTTACTGGCGCTACCGTTTCTTCCACCGCGAAATGTATGCTCTTCGTCGCAAAGATGTGGAGCTTGCTAAAATGTGGCGCACGCATATTCAGAAAATGATGAAGTTGATGGTCATCTTGTACCGTCAATGGGTGCGCGAAGGCAAAATGGTGAAAATCGATGACGTTCACGAGATGCAATACGTAGCAGAATCGTTGCTGGCAATGTCCACGACGTTCCTGCAGTTCTTCGAGTCTGCGGAACGCCAACCGGGCCGCCGTACAATCGAGCGCGGTAAGCGCCACGTGACTCGTTTGCTAGCGCCTTACACGGCTGGCGACACAAAAGACGAGTTTGAAAAAATTCTCAAATCCTAG